The genomic segment ACGACCTTACGACGAAGGTTCCGGCACGCCACGACCCGGGCGCACCCTGTGAAGAAAATCTGACACTGCCAAAGTTTCTTGTACCTCACTAGGGTCGTCAAGGGCGACGGGGAGAGCGGAAGCACCTCCCCGCCCGGACCCGAACACCGCCGATGGGCCGACCCGCCCACGCGCGCCGCGACCGGCGCATTTCCGGTCTTTTCTGTTGTTTATGGCAAGAGCCCAAGGAGACAACCCGTGTTTGAACGCATAGCCGAACTCACGGTTCGCCGGCCGAAATTGGTACTCGTCGTCGCGGGTCTGCTCGTGGTGCTGATGGGCGTCCTGGGCGCCGGCGCGTTCGGCAAACTGCTGAGCGGGGGCGGGTTCGACGATTCGGCCTCCGAGTCCACCCGCGCCAAACAGGTCATCGACAAGAAGTTCGGCGGCGAGACCAATCTGGTCCTGCTGGTCCGCGCCCCCGACGGCGGCGTCGACGGCCCCGCGGCCAAGCAGGGCGGGCAGACCCTGGTCGCCGACCTCAAAAAGGAGAAACACCTCGACAACGTGATCTCCTACTGGGACGCGGGCATCCCGGAACTGCGCTCCAAAGACGGCCGGCAGGCCATGGTGCTCGCCCATGTCAAGGGCGACGACAGCGAGCGCGCGGAGAACGTCAAGGGCATCCTCGAGCACTACACCGGGCGGTACGGTCCCGGGCTCACCATCCGGGCCGGCGGCGCCGGCGCCGTCGGCGACGAGTTGTCCGAGCAGGTGGTGAAGGACCTCGTCCTGGCCGAGGCGATCGCCGTACCGCTGACCCTGCTCCTGCTCCTCGTCGTCTTCGGCAGCGTGGTCGCGGCGCTGCTGCCGCTGGTCATCGGGACCGTCGCGGTCGTCGGCACGTTCGCCGAACTCGCCGTCCTCGGCGGCCTCACCGACGTCTCGGTCTTCGCGATCAACCTGACCACGGCCCTGGGCCTCGGCCTCGGTATCGACTACGCCCTGTTGATGATCAGCCGATTCCGCGAACACCTCGCGGCCGGGGCGGAGGTGGACGAGGCCGTCCGGCACACCGTGCGCACCGCGGGCCGTACGGTCGCGTTCTCCGCCGCCACGGTCGCCGCCGCGCTCGCCTCACTCCTGGTCTTCCCGCAGTTCTTCCTCCGCTCGTTCGCCTACGCCGGCGTCGGAGTGATCATCGTCGCCGCGGTCGCCACCCTGTTCGTGATGCCCGCGCTGCTCGCCCTCCTGGGACACCGGGTCAACAGCGGCCGCATGCCGTGGGCGAGGTTCGACCGCCCCGCCTCCGCCCGCACGCCCCTGTGGGGACGGATCGCCGGCACCGTCATGCGGCGTCCCGCGCTCACCGCGATTCCGGTGCTCGCCGTACTGCTGCTGGCCGCGAGCCCGCTGCTCGGCATCACCTTCGGCACGGCCGACGAACGGGTGCTGCCCGAGGACGCGCAGAGCCGGGAGGTCTCGGCCGCGCTGCGGGCGGACTTCGACGGCAACGACGCCGCGGCCGTACACATCGTCGTCGACGGTCCGGTGACCGAGGGCCCGTTGGCGGCGTACGCGAGCGAGTTGTCCCGGCACAGGGACGTGGTCCGCGTCGCGACCTCCACCGGCACGTACATCGGCGGCCGGCCCGCCGCGCCCGGCGCCGGCAACCCGGCTCTGGGCCGCCCGGACGCCCAACGCATCGACGTGGTGAGCGCCCTGGCCCCCAAGTCGGACGCCGCTCAGGACCTGGTCGCCGACGTACGGGCGGTCACGCCGCCTCCGGGAACCCACCCGCTGGTCAGCGGCACCGACGCCGAACTGGTCGACTCCAAGGACTCGATCGGCGGCCGACTCCCCCTCGCGATCGCCCTGGTCGCCGTCACCACCTTCCTCCTGCTCTTCCTGTTCACCGGCAGCGTCGTACAACCGCTGCGCGCACTGCTCCTGAACATGATCAGCCTGGGCGCGGCCCTGGGCGCGATGACCTGGATGTTCCAGGACGGTCACCTCGCCTCCCTGTTCGGCTTCACCCCGCAGCCGATGGACACGTCGATGACCGTGCTGATGTTCTGCATCGCCTTCGGCCTGTCGATGGACTACGAGGTGTTCGTGCTCAGCCGGATCAAGGAACTGCACGACGAGGGCAAGGACACCGAGTCCGCCGTGGTCGACGGCCTCGGCCACACGGGACGCATCGTCAGCGCCGCGGCCGCGCTGCTCGCGGTCAGCTTCTTCGCCTTCGGGACGGCCGAGATCAGCTTCATGCAGATGTTCGGCATGGGTACCGGGCTGGCCATCCTGATCGACGCGATCGCCGTGCGGGGCGTGCTGGTCCCCGTCGCGATGCGGCTGCTGGGCCGCTCGGCCTGGTACGCGCCCGGCCCGCTGCGCAGGTTCCACGACCGCTTCGGCCTGAGCGAAGGCGGCCCGGCGCCGGCGGCCGCGCCGAAGCCCCCGGTCGGCGCGGTCATCGAGAAGGACACGGCGGGCGTCTGACACACCGGTGCGG from the Embleya scabrispora genome contains:
- a CDS encoding MMPL family transporter produces the protein MFERIAELTVRRPKLVLVVAGLLVVLMGVLGAGAFGKLLSGGGFDDSASESTRAKQVIDKKFGGETNLVLLVRAPDGGVDGPAAKQGGQTLVADLKKEKHLDNVISYWDAGIPELRSKDGRQAMVLAHVKGDDSERAENVKGILEHYTGRYGPGLTIRAGGAGAVGDELSEQVVKDLVLAEAIAVPLTLLLLLVVFGSVVAALLPLVIGTVAVVGTFAELAVLGGLTDVSVFAINLTTALGLGLGIDYALLMISRFREHLAAGAEVDEAVRHTVRTAGRTVAFSAATVAAALASLLVFPQFFLRSFAYAGVGVIIVAAVATLFVMPALLALLGHRVNSGRMPWARFDRPASARTPLWGRIAGTVMRRPALTAIPVLAVLLLAASPLLGITFGTADERVLPEDAQSREVSAALRADFDGNDAAAVHIVVDGPVTEGPLAAYASELSRHRDVVRVATSTGTYIGGRPAAPGAGNPALGRPDAQRIDVVSALAPKSDAAQDLVADVRAVTPPPGTHPLVSGTDAELVDSKDSIGGRLPLAIALVAVTTFLLLFLFTGSVVQPLRALLLNMISLGAALGAMTWMFQDGHLASLFGFTPQPMDTSMTVLMFCIAFGLSMDYEVFVLSRIKELHDEGKDTESAVVDGLGHTGRIVSAAAALLAVSFFAFGTAEISFMQMFGMGTGLAILIDAIAVRGVLVPVAMRLLGRSAWYAPGPLRRFHDRFGLSEGGPAPAAAPKPPVGAVIEKDTAGV